The genomic stretch GGCACTTCCACGAATTCAGCCCGGGCAGGAGGCAcgggggggcacagggggtgCCCCCAAGCCGGCTGGTCCCCAGTCTGCCCCCCCTGGAGAGCCACTGCTGCCGgccccccctgccctgggggggCACCCCCCGGCCAGCGCTGCCCGGAGCAGGTCGGTGGCCACCATCAGCCAGGGACGGCGGGTGGCCGAGCTGCCTGCCATGAGTGACCCGGGAACGAGGGCTGCCCCCCGCGCTGCTCCGCTGCCCCCCAACCCTGACCCCCCCTCTCTTCCCGCAGGGCTGTCTTTGCCTACGAGAAGCACCATGACCTTAAGCTCCTGGACTCCGGAGGTAACAGGGAAGCCGCACTGaagggggggtgagggggtgtgTGTTCTATCGCACCCACCCCCCTGACCACCCCCTCCTTGCCCAGCCGGGGGTCCGGATGAGCTGGCCGGGAAATTCTCTGCCACCAGCATCATGTACGGGCTGTGCCGCATCCCAGACCCCAGCACCGGGGCTCACCGCATCGTCCTCATCAGCTGGGTGAGTGCAGGGCACGGCGTGGGGGTGTCTCtgagccccccacccctccacccgGGGTCCCAGGGAATGGGGCCGTGGCACGGGGTGCCAGCCTGAGCGGTACGTGCCGGTGCCAGGTCGGGGAGAAGGTACCGGAGTCCCAGCGTGAGACGTGTGCCGGGCATCTGCCCGCCATCAGAGCCTTCTTTAGGGTGAGTGTACGGGGGGGCTGGGTCCTGcgcccccccgggcccccccgcCACCCCGGCCAGCCCCGACCTTTGCTTGCTGCGCCGGGTGCATTCCTGGCTCTGCTGACTCAGACGCCGCCGTTCCCAGTTCCCAGCCTTGGCTGACGAGCCGGGGTTGTGGTTGGGCTCCCTGCCCCCCGCCGGCCGGATCCCGCCCTTGCTTCGGGGGGGATCctgcccccccaaccccccatgTCCCAGCCCCTAGAGATGCGGATGGGTCCTGTATCTGGATCCGGCTCCACATCTGGATCTGTCCCCACATCTGGAGCCAGCCAGCGCTTGCGAGGGAACGGTGCCAGGATTCCCTGGGGAGGCTGCGGGCCcgtcccgggggggggggggggtgtggggagcAGAGCGTGGGGGGGCCGTGGGTGCTTGGGCGGGGGGGTGACGCCGTCGCGTCTCGGCGGCAGGAGGCCAGCGTGGTGCTGAGTGCCCGCCGCGCCGAGGAGGTGACGCAGGAGGGGCTGAGCCGGGCGCTGGCACAGCTCGCCCCCGCTGCCGCCCTCACCAGGAGGGTGCCCCCCCCGGATGCCCAGGAGCTGGTGGTGAGTGGGGGGTCCTGGGGTGGGACGCACCCGCGGGGACAGGAACCAGCCACAGGGCACCTGGTGGGGCAACAGGGCTGTTGCCCACCCTTCCCAGTGCCCGCCTGGGGGTCcctggctggggggggggggcggggggtccTGCCCTGAGACCCTGGCTCGGTCCCTGCAGGGCACCAACTACCGCAAGACCAACCCAGCACTGGAGATCCGCCGGACCAAGCGGGACTCCTTCTGGGCCCAGGCTGAGGtgaggggtgcaggggtgggCGTGGGTGGGCGTGGGTGCTGAGTGCACCCCCAGCAAcacccccttgcatccctggGGCCGGGGTCCCGGCTACTGGCTTGGGCCATGGCAGTGCCGGGGGCTGATCCCGGTGGGGGTCCCGGTGCCGGCGGGGGGTCCCGGTGCTGGGCGCAGCGCGAGGAGGAGCAGCGCAAGGAGGaggagcggcggcgggcgctGGAGGAGCGCAAGCGCTGGGAGCGGGAGCggatggaggaggagaggcGGGAGGCGGCCGAGCGCGAGCTCCGCTTCAGGGAGAAGGAGCGGATGATCGAGGAGCAGCGGTGAGGGCGGGAGCGCAGGATGGGGCCCATGAGCCCACCCCAGCCTAGGTGCCTGCAGTGGGAccccagccccctgcaccccacagtGCTCCCAACCCCGTCTGCATCTCACCACGGGCGCCCACGGTGGGACCCTAGAACCCTGCACCCCAcagtgccccccaccccatgggGACTCCCACCACAGACACCCACAGTGGGAccccagccccctgcaccccatagtgcccccagccccatgggggCTCCCACCACAGACACCCACGGTGGGACCCCATCCCAGTGCCCCACATCCGATGCGGCTCTGAGCACGGAGACCCACAGCAGGACATCCTGCACCCCATGGGTGCTCCCTCCAAGCCCCCTGTGCCCCCCTGTGACACTCCCTGCCCTCGCAGGAAGGAGCAGGCACggctggaggcagaggagcGGAGGAAGGAGAAGGCGCGATGGGTGAGCAGGGTAGCCGGGCtttgggggggtctgggggctctgggggggcCCTGGGctgcccagctgtgctctgtccctgcaggagcagcagcagcgggagcaCGAGGAGGCCATGCGGGACCGCAGCCGCCGCAGCGAGTCCATTGAGAAGGCGGCCGTGAGTGCTGGGCTGAGCGCCCTGTCCTGCCCTGCGTGGCCGTGGGGCCATGACACGGTGCCGTGGGGCCGTGCCGTGGCCCCATTGACGGCTCTCTGGTGCCGGCAGGAGGCAGCTGTCCTGGTGTCCCAGCGCTCGCAGAACCCGCGGGATTTCTTCCGGCAGCGGGAGCGCTCGGGGTCCACCTCTGGTGCCCCACtgcccccctccagccccggcACCAGGCCTGGTAGGTGCCCCCGTGGCAGGGGGTGATGATGCTGGGTCTGGGGGCGTGGGTCAGTGGTGGGGGTCGCTGCCTGGCAGCTGATTCCCCCTGCCATGTCCCAGGTGCCTGGCGGCCATTCCTGCGGTACCAGCGCAGCCTGACGGAGTCAGCCTTCATCTTCCGCCGGCCGGACCCTCCGCCTTCGCCCGAACCCCTCCAACCTGGGATGTTCAGGGCTGcacccccacccagcccccgccgaccccagcctcccctccccaccagccccacgaGGAGGTGGACCCCTCCCTCTGCCACTCTGGggagcccccccagccctgtgggcACAGGGACCCCTCAGTGTGCCaccaccaggacccccaccagccccacagggaggGGGACCCCTCCCTGTGCCACTCTGGggagcccccccagccctgtgggcACAGGGACCCCTCAGTGTGCCACAACTGGGACTCCCACCAGCCCTACAGGGAGGGGGACCCCTCCCTCTGCCACCCTGgggagcccccccagccccgtgggGACAGGGACCCCTCAGTGTGCCACCACTGGGACCCCCACCAGCCTCATGGGGAGGGGGACTCCTCCCTCTGCCACCTCAGggagcccccccagcccagccagggccGGGCCCCCCCATGCCACCAGCCCCATAGGGACAAGGCCCCTTCCCTGTGCCACCCTGGggagcccccccagccctgtggggGCAGGGGTCTCCATGCTGGCCAGCTCCATAGGGACAGCCCCCTCCCCTTTCTGTGCCACCTGGGCCCCCCCCAGCCTGGTGGGGTCAGGGGCAGGGTCCCCCCCTGATGTGCCTGGGACAGGGCCCCTGCCCTCCATGAGCCCCCCCAGGATGGGGTGCCCCCCTGGCCCCCCTGGGTCAGGGTCCCCTGACAGCACTTCTGGGGCAGAGCCCCTGCCCCTCCACAGCAGTCCCAGGATGGGGCACCCCGGCAGCCCCCCCTGGCACCCCTCATTGGGCACCGAGGAGGCTGTGAGCctgccaccccccagcccctctggcaCCCCCCAGGATGAGGACGGGACACCCCTGGACACctaccccctccccagccctccagcaTGGGTGTCTCCGGGGCTGCCGGTGGGGCCGGGTGAGGGGGTCCTGAGCTCTCGGGAGGGGTCCCCCCTGCCTGGGCTGGTGCCTGCCCCAATGCCCCCAGCCAGTACCCCCcagtgcagccccagcccccccaaccTGCCACAGGATCTGGCCCTTCCCCACGTGGCAGCCCAGGGACCCCAGCCAGGTGGGTGGCCAGGACCCCCtgcatggggctggtggggtGTCCCATACCCCACATCTGGGCACTGGGGCTCAGCCTGCCCCTCTCCCCATAGGGCCTGTGGGGCAGGAGCCGGCCCGGGCTGACTTGGGGCACAACGGCATCGGGGGCCACAAGCAGGGGGGCTGGCTGGCCCCCTGGACCAGGACCACCCCCCAGGGGAGGTACGACACTGGCGGGGGGGGCAGAATCGGGcatggtggggctgggggaggatgGTTTTGGGACTGGGGGCCATGTTTGGGACGGGGCAGGTGGGGGGCaaggctgggggggggctggttctggggagggggctggggcaggactcaaggttggggggggggacaAGGCTGGGGGGGCAGAATGGGACGGGGGGCAGAATGGGACTGGGGGCAGGGGCAAGGCTGGGCAATGGGgctgggtgtccccagggtgggggaCGGGCACAGCCGGGGGTCGTGGGGACCCCTCAGGACCCCCCATCTTGCAGGGGGGATGAGCCAGCGACAGCACCTTCCTGCCACAGCCCCTGCACAAAGCCAAGCCAGGtacccccaacccccccacccctgtacCCCCTCCTGTACCCCCCCTGCCAGGCTCAGCCCCCACCCCTCTCTCTGCCCAGGCTTCGCCCTGCTGCTGGCCCGTGACGCCCCTCACCCGCAGCTGCCCCAGGGGCACCAGCCCCACTGCCGAGGATGAGGACCTCTCCCCCCACACCGTGTAGCTGGGGGGGGGGCCCAGCAGCCCTTCGAGGGGGGCAGCCGTGTGGCACCTCGCTGCCAGCCCTGTTCCCCACCCGACACCCCTGCACCACACACTGCAGACCCTTACCACGGCCCCCCCACCACAGCCCATCCCCCCCGGCTCACCCCCATCCCcgaggctgcagctgcagccccccccacacctccccaTTTACACCCCAATAAGCAGCTTCGGGAGGGAGGCGGCACTCCTCAGTCCCCGACCCCACCTGTGGTGCacggggcggtgggggggggcacgggacccccaccccagggagGCCAGGCCAGGCAGAGGGACCCCCTGCCGCCACCCCACTCAGACACAGtggctgttaaataaattttaatgcaTATTAATGAGGTGGTAGCTTTGGGTCCCCGGCCTGGGGGGCACCAGGGCTGGTCCCTGCCTGGGGGCGCTGCCCCCCCCGGGAAGGGCAgtgggtggggggcagcagcGGGGGCTGGGGCATGCAGCCCCCAGGATTAGAGG from Phalacrocorax aristotelis chromosome 4, bGulAri2.1, whole genome shotgun sequence encodes the following:
- the LOC142056835 gene encoding uncharacterized protein LOC142056835, whose amino-acid sequence is MAAPGLERHRLALLAAKEDVSNPRAGTNWAVFAYEKHHDLKLLDSGAGGPDELAGKFSATSIMYGLCRIPDPSTGAHRIVLISWVGEKVPESQRETCAGHLPAIRAFFREASVVLSARRAEEVTQEGLSRALAQLAPAAALTRRVPPPDAQELVGTNYRKTNPALEIRRTKRDSFWAQAEREEEQRKEEERRRALEERKRWERERMEEERREAAERELRFREKERMIEEQRKEQARLEAEERRKEKARWEQQQREHEEAMRDRSRRSESIEKAAEAAVLVSQRSQNPRDFFRQRERSGSTSGAPLPPSSPGTRPGAWRPFLRYQRSLTESAFIFRRPDPPPSPEPLQPGMFRAAPPPSPRRPQPPLPTSPTRRWTPPSATLGSPPSPVGTGTPQCATTRTPTSPTGRGTPPCATLGSPPSPVGTGTPQCATTGTPTSPTGRGTPPSATLGSPPSPVGTGTPQCATTGTPTSLMGRGTPPSATSGSPPSPARAGPPHATSPIGTRPLPCATLGSPPSPVGAGVSMLASSIGTAPSPFCATWAPPSLVGSGAGSPPDVPGTGPLPSMSPPRMGCPPGPPGSGSPDSTSGAEPLPLHSSPRMGHPGSPPWHPSLGTEEAVSLPPPSPSGTPQDEDGTPLDTYPLPSPPAWVSPGLPVGPGEGVLSSREGSPLPGLVPAPMPPASTPQCSPSPPNLPQDLALPHVAAQGPQPGPVGQEPARADLGHNGIGGHKQGGWLAPWTRTTPQGRGDEPATAPSCHSPCTKPSQASPCCWPVTPLTRSCPRGTSPTAEDEDLSPHTV